The Psychrobacillus sp. FSL K6-2836 nucleotide sequence GGAGTAGGACTCATTGTTGGTGGAATATAAAGCAGTTGTTCGATTGGAACCGTATAATGAGAGACGGTGTCTATAGCAGATTTAACGATATCCTGATGAACCTTAATATCTCCTAAAAGTTCAGTCTGTACGGAATATCCGTCAATAAACTTCCCTATATTTGGTGCATCAAAACGTTTCTTTTCCCATTCCTGCAATGGATTATCTAATGGACCAGAATAATCATTCGCGGCTTTTACAGAAACGAATTCCTCTTCGGGATATCGAAACGCTGTTAGCTTACCACCAAAAACAACGCCTTGATCGATATTAATCGTATTATTTATCACAAGTGGCTGTAGTTTTGGGTCATGTCCCCAAATGATAACTATGCTCCCTTTATGATGGACAAACCAATCGTCCCGGATTGGCTTTCCTTTTTCATTCAAACCACTTGTATCTCCATATCGACAAAAATCTTGAATATCAGGTGATTGTTTACCAATAAACTCATCTTTAATTCCGGCATGGGTACATACTGCGGTAGGAGTACCATTTTTCATTAATACATAATGAGAAGGAGAACGAAGTAGGAAATTTTTCAACATTTCCTTTGTTTCCGTTGTCTTCTCTATCCCATGAGCCTTCTCATATTCTTTAAATTCTTCTTCTACTTTCTCGTCCCCATAATTTAATGTTACATTTCGTCCATCAAGCCAACGGGCAATTTTCCAACCATGGTTGCTGTCCGTCATATATGCCAATCCTTGTTCGACATGTCGTTGGAAAAACAGCATCGTTTTTAGTGATTCTGGTCCTCTGCTCATAACATCACCAACAGACATAAACTTTCTACCCTTTGGATGGATATATAATGCATCATCGCTTTCCTTGTAACCAAGTTTTTTCAAAAGGGCAATAAATTCATCATAGCAGCCATGTATATCTCCAATTAAATCAATACCATACTCCACATCGACCAGTAGAGGATGATCCATCCGCACAAGCCCAATTTCTTCTTCCGCATTGATGGAATAGATTGATTTGAACCCTTCTTTTTTTATGGAACGTTTTTCCCGCTTTAAATTTTGATACTGCTGTTTTACTTTTTTCTTTCCACGAGGTTGTTCTCGTTGTTCATCACGTTCAAGTAGTGTTTCTTGTGGAATATCTAATACAACTGCAACAATTGGTACATGATGTTTTCGAGCTAACGCTATATATTTTTTTCGATCATCTGAGAAAATATGTGTTGCATCTATAAATGTTAATTTATTTAATCGACATCTAGCTTCGATTACATTATCCATCATATGGAAGGCTTCTTTTGATATAGTATAGTATTGGTCGTAGAGACTATCTGCCTCATCTTTTGGTCTGCCTGTCCATTCAATAAAATTCGTATCGCCCACAACTAAACGATAATCATCAGAACTTATCACTTCCGATGGTAAAATAGTTTCTTCACGGATCCAGTTGTTTAGCAATGTTGTTTTTCCACTATTGGACGCGCCGATTAGAAGGACAATCCCTGAACTTGGTATTGTTATTTTCATGAATGCTTCTCCTTCCTGATAAACGTGCACATTTGAGTAGGAAAACCATGGGTTTCATCCTCATCCCCAATACCTTCAAACGACAGCTCGTAGCGTTCAGAGTGATTCATACGAAGACACCATTTCTTAAATTCTTCTCTTGTCCATTCAAAACGATGATCATTATGTCGCATAGAATCAACCATTTGATAAACATGATTATATTCCTTGTTTGGTGTAGTAATGATTAAAGAAGCTGGGTAATAATGTTCTAAAATTAGATCCATTGCTTTTGGTAATCTTTCTTCATCGATGTGCTCAATCACTTCACAAAGGATGATGACATCTTTGTTTTTTAAGCGTTCATCAAAGTAAAAAAGAGAGCCCCAAATCATTTTTGGTTCGACAAAGCCTTTTTGATCCTTTATCTTTTCAAATCGTTTCAATGCTTTTAATCTTGCAATTTCACTTGGTTCCACGGCAAAAATCTCCCGAACCTCTTCAACAAAACCTAGTCGAGCAGATAATTTACCTTCACCAGATCCAAAATCGACAATCTTATTTTTTACGGGTAGTTTTCTAACTGAATCCACAATTCTTTCGTAACGAAGCTCATTCAGCGGTATAGGATGAATTTGCTTTTCAGAATTATCCTGTTCTTCAAGTTGACTATAGATTTCCTTAAAACGTAAAGCTTTACGGACGATAAACTCTTTCTGGGGATGATCCTCAAGCCAGCCCTCACCGTACCGTTTTAGCTTTTCAATTTCTGATTCATCAATAAAATAATGTTTATAGTTGTCCAACACCGGAATGAGTATAAATAGCTGTTGGAGCCCTTTTTGAAGGGAAGTTTGACTAGACAAAGTGATAAAACATGCAGAACTTCTTTCTTTTAAACGAAAGGAATAATCCGTTTCTGCATACTCAACTCTGACATCATAACCCAATGGTTCAAATAGATTCCGAATTTCATGTTCACTTAACTCAGTTGCAACCGGTCCAAAACTAAAGACAAAAGGAAAACGGTAATCCACCCATTTTGTATATTCTTCTTTTGGCTTCCCGTTTAAAGCAGTACCAAGTGCATTTCGGATGAGTGACATAAAGATGCTGCTTACTACAAATTCACGATCGTTAATATAATGGGTTATGTCATATGCATTCGAAGAATGATTTACAAGGGCTAGTGGATCTGGCGACACGAAAATAGTCAGCTCAAGTTCTGTATCAGTTACTACATTATAAAACATTCTAATGTGATGACCTTTATGGTTCCGTTCATATATATTATTAGGGTTTTTAGCAAGAAGATAAGTAATAGCTTCTACATTTTCACCTGTTGCTCTAATTGTTAGCTGCATAATGAACCTCCATCTTAGTTAATCAAACTTTTCACTCTTAGTTGTTAGTTATGATAACACAGAATTGTCGAGGAATTCGAGAAGTAGAGGCTTATACGTTTTTAACTTATAAAACTCCAATGAGCCAAGTCTAAAGACTGTGCTCATTGGAGTTTCTATTTCACGACAATCCTTGCCCATGTGTAAATTCTTTGTATAGTTTGTGGTGTGCAAGAAGCTCTTCATGTGTGCCTTTTCCTGTGATTTTCCCTTGCTCTAAGAATAAGATTTGGTCGGCATGAATAATTGTTGCGAGTCTATGAGCAATGATCAGGGTGGTTCGACCTTCCATTAATCGTTCGAGCGCTTCTTGTACGGATGCTTCTGAACCACTATCTAGGTTAGAGGTTGCCTCGTCTAATAATAATATTTTAGGATCATGTAAGAGTGCACGTGCAATAGCGATCCGTTGGCGTTGTCCACCTGATAGCTTGATGCCCCGTTCTCCAACGAGTGTGTCGTATTTGTCTGACAGTTCCTCTATAAAATCTATAGCATTTGCTGCCTCAGCTGCTTGGATTATTTTCTCCATTGGAGGATTTTCCGTCATTCCATACGTCATATTCGATAAAATAGTGCCGCTCATTAAGGGACTTTCCTGAGAGACGTAGCCAATTTTAGAGCGCCAGGCATGTAAAGATAACCTGGTAATTGGTGATCCATCGAATAAAATGGTTCCAGAATCAGGTTCATAAAATCGTTCAAGCAAGGAGAAAATAGTAGTTTTTCCTCCACCACTAGGTCCAACAAAAGCAGTAACGGTTCCTGGCTGTGCTGTTAAGGAAATACCATCTATTACTTTCTTCTCAGGGCCATAAGAAAAATGGACATCTTCAAATGTTATAACTCCATCTTTTAAAGGTTTTGGTGCTTCTAGTTCTGCTGTTTCAGCATCCATATAGAATATTTCTTGGATACGCTCCGTTGCTCCAACTGCTTTTTGGAAAGAGGTAAAGAATGTTGCCATCTGTGCAAAAGGAACAATAATGTTTACTAAGTAAAAGATGATTGCAACGAGATCTCCGGCAGATAAGATTCCTTTAGATACCTGTAAACCGCCATAACCTAAAATGACGACTAAAATTGCCATCATGATGAGCGTCATAAAAGGGGAGATGAATGCTTGTATCTTCGCTTCTTTCAAGCCAAATCGATATAAGTTTTGAATGGCCTCATTTCCTCTAACAGTTTCCGTTTTCTCTGCCTGGTAAGATTTTACTAACCGGATTTCAGATAGCACTCGCCCTAAAAGTCCTGAAAACGAAGCCATTTCTTTTTGGGTAGACTTTGATACTTTGTGCATCATCGTGCCAAGTGGCATCATGATTGCTATACTTAGCGGAACACTAATAAGCATGATCAACGTCATTTTCCAATCAATAAAAAATAAGATAATAACGGACCCTATAATTGTAATAATTCCAGACACGAAATTTACTAAATGATCCGTAATAAGTGATTTCAACGTCGTCGTATCTTGAGTAATACGACTCATCGTTTCGCCACTTTCATTTTGATCGTAGTAGGGAACAGGAAGATGGAGTACTTTGCTCCATAGTTTTTTACGAAGATCCGCGACGATAAATTCACCGATATAAGATAATAAGTAAAATGAAAATCCGCCTGAAATCGCCTGCAAAAGGAATACGACGAGTAAAACGCCAATCATTTTCCAATTGAAAGCAGTAGTTGTTAGCGTATCAACTAAATCTTTTGTAACAAGAGGTACGATTAATCCAATAACAGTACTTAAGAGGGATAGAACAATTGCTATAATTGTTATCTTTACTGGCCACTTAAGACTTTTGAGTAACTGGAAAAATCCTTTGGTAGATGTTTTCATAGTAAACTCCTATTTTTTTGCATAAAAAAACAATCGTCTTGAAATTTGGCAAGATAATTCTATCTAGATATAGTTTGTGCTTCATATATCGACTGCTTCTGTAAATCTAAAATAACTGGATCCGCTGTTTCTAGTAAACTTGCCTGTTTGGATTGAAGGTCTAGACGCATTTTCTCTGTTTCCACTAAAAAATTATTGTATCGAAGTTTTTCTAGTTCAATTTCGTCCTTAACGATTTGTGCTCGTACTTTTTGTGATTTTCGTAAATGATTTGTCCAAATTGCGGATAGTGGTATTGAAAAAGTCAATATGATTGCTACGAAACCGAGACCTATTCCTAATAAATCTTCCATTAATATCTCTCCAATTCTATATTTTATAATCTATATTATATACGATTCTCTATAAAAATAGTTCCAAAAGTCAGACGATAATTTCCGCACAAAAAAAGGCAGAGAAAACTATGAATCTGTTTTCTCTACCAGAATGCATTTTTGACTTTATTTATTCAAATATGCCCAAGCATACTGCGCATACAGTTCAGCACCAGTAGAAAGTGCATCCTCATCTATATTAAAGTTGCCATGATGATGAGCCCACTCCGTATCCTTTTCAGAGTTTCCACTACCGACAAATGCAAAGCTACCAGGAGCTTTTGTTAAAAATGCAGAGAAATCCTCTCCACCCATTGTCGGCTTCTCATTGAAAACTACTTCTGATCCAAATGCTGCTGAAGCTACCTGTTGGACAAGTTTAGCACTTTCCTCATCATTATCTACAGCATCTGTGCCTCTTATATATTCAACTTTAGCGGTTGCTCCGTAAATAGCTGCCACGCTTTCCGCATATTGGGTAATAGATTTTTCAATATGATCCCGAGTAGCTGGCTGGAACGTACGGACAGTTCCTTCTATCTCTGCATTCTCCGCAATAACATTAAATCGTGTACCAACGACCATTTTACCAACTGTTAGAACAGCGGGGCTTTGTGGGTCAATCGTTCTGGAAATGACTGTTTGAATGTTCATAACGAAAGACGAAGCAACAAGAGCTGCATCGATACAAGCCTCTGGAATGGCACCGTGACCACCGCGACCCTTGAATGTCACTTTGAAGATATCAGCTGCAGCGAAAGAAGGACCTGGTGTACAGGAAACCTTATTTGTCGGCATTTGAGACCAAATATGAATGCCGAAAACATTATCAACATTCTCCATAGCGCCTTGGTTGACCATAGCCTGTGCACCTTGTGCTATTTCCTCTGCTGGCTGGAATAAGAAGCGTACATTACCGGGAAGCTGATCTTTTACCTCTGAAAGTGCCTTTGCTGCTATTAATAGCATAGAGGTATGTGCATCATGACCACATGCATGCATATTACCTTCTATTTTAGAGGCGTAAGGGACATGCTTGTTAAGCTGCTGAACAGCAAGGGCATCCATATCTCCTCGAAGAGCAACTGTTTTTCCTCCTGCTGCCCCTTTAATTTCTGCGATAACTCCGGTAGGTTCAGTTTTTCGATAAGAGATTCCTAGATTATCTAAATACTCGCATACAAACTGAGTTGTTTTGAATTCCTCAAATGATAGCTCAGGCTCGCTGTGCAATTTTCTACGTAATTGAGTTAGTTCTTCTCTATTATTTTTGATTGATTCTTTTATTTTATTGTTAATCATGCTGTTCCCTCCGTTAATCATAATGCCGTTTCATCTATAATCATTGTTCAATATGTTTTTTTACTTTCTTCAAACACTACTTATAAGAATCCTACGAAAATACCTGCTAGAATAACAGATACGATGGTCACACTAATGAATCCACCTACAAGCATTGGAGGAAGCATGTAACTAGTTAAAACTTCTCTTTCTTTTTCATCCTCTGTTAAAGATTTAATAACTTCATTTGTAATGATGTAATCAGCAGGAAATCCGTAAAGTGCTGTTAAAGAAACTGCAAAAGCCATGTTTTTGCTAACTTTCAGGATTTTTCCAATGATGAAGGAGAAGATGTACATTCCGATTACTCCTATAACAATTGTTCCTACAAGTGGATAAAGTAGTTCCATAATCATTGAAGGGGTAGCATTTTTCAAAGCATCGAAAACAAAGAGCATTAATACTAAAATACAAATACCGAAGCTGTTTGCTTTTTGTAGGACATTGCTTTCTAAGAAACCAAAACTTCCCGCGATAATACCAAATAACAAGCAAACTACAAAAGGACTAATTTCTATAATAGGATTTAAAAGAGTAGATACCCCATAAGCAAGGAAACCGACGAAAGCTAGACGGAACAGCTTAAAATAATCCGTATTATATTTGGCTGGTAACTTACTAAACATTTTGAGTTCTTCTTTTGGTTTTTCAGCTTCACCGTTATTTTGTCCTGCAATAGTAATCTCACCGAAACGGAACTTTTGAAGAAGGTCTTTTCCTTCTTTTTTTAGAACGATTGAAGTAAGTGGATATCCGGCGAATCCTTGCATAACGTAAATGACAATTGCGAAAACCGACAAAGTGGTAAGACCCGCATTTGCAGCACCTTCTGACATGATGAGAGCAGAAACGACACCTCCTACTAATGGGGGGATTGCAACAATGATAGTTTCAACTCCAAACAATACAGTTCCAATTGTGAATAATGCGACAATTATACCTAAAATTCCAGCTAGTGAAATTAGTATAGTTTTCCATTGTTCCTTTAGTTGTTTAAGAGAAAGTAATGTACCCATATTTGTGATTAGAAGATAAATCATCATAGTTGCAACTACTGGTGGTACACCAGCTATCGAAACGATTTCCTTTGGGAAGAAAGTCCAATAACCAATAATGAAAAGAACAGCAGCTACGAAAACAGAAGGAATCCAAGCCTTAGTCCGTATGGAAACAAAGTCTCCAATAAATAAAATAGCAACGACAATAACTAAAGCAAGCATTTGGGACATAATATTCCGCCCTTTCAGAAAATAAGATAATTCATACAATAACACATTTTTTTAACATTATAAAGTATGCAATATATTTCGTAATATTCAGTTAATTTTAGTTGGTATTAAACTTGTGAACCGGTGATTTTATAGTACAAACAAAAAAGCTATCCAAAAGGATAGCTTTTTCCATTTACAACAATTATTGAGCTGGGTTTAACTCAAGTTCAACAGTGATTTTAATGTCTTCGCCAACTAGAACGCCGCCAGTTTCTAAAGCTTGGTTCCAAGTTAAACCAAATTCTTTACGATTTACTTTTGTATCTGCAGAGAAAGCTACTACTTCTTGACCCCATGGATTAGTACCTTTACCGCCGTATTCAACGTCAAATGTTACTGGTTTTGTAACGTCTTTAATCGTAAGGTCACCAGTTACGTCATATTCACCATCGTCTGTTTTCTTAATATCAGTTGCCACAAATTTGATGCTTGGGTAGGTTTCTGCATCAAAGAAATCTCCAGAGCGTAAGTGGTTATCGCGATCTTCGTTGTTTGAGTTGATTGATTTTACTTCAATATCAAAGCTAATTGTAGCACCGGTTAAATCTTCGGCATTACCATCTAAGTCTGCTGTGAAATTTGTGAATGATCCTTTTACTTTTGAAACCATCATGTGTTTTACTGAAAAGTCGATTGTAGAATGTGCAGCGTCGAGATTAAATTTTGTCATTGTTAATTTCCTCCTAAGGATTGTTTTTTTTAGTATAAAACAATATTGTTTTGAAATCAAGAGTTTTTATTTCGAAACAATATAATAAAACCATAATTTACTGTACCTTTTTCTCTAAAGGGTAAACTTTTAGTTACTTTATGTAACTAAATGTAGATTAATATCTTGGTTACGTCAAGTAATTAAATTACTTAATTTTACAAAGTGAGAAAAAAAGAATATAATAGGAAGTAATAGAGGTGAATCAGATGAAAGAAACGTTATTATGTCCACGTTTATCAAAGGCAATGGAGTTGCTAGGAAAAAGATGGACGGCGCTAATCGTGCACCAACTAATGGATGGAGCAAAAAGATTTAATGAAATTGAGTCGTCACTTCCTATTAGTGGGCGTTTGTTATCAGAGCGTTTAAAGGAACTTGAAAAAGAGGGAATAGTTGAAAGAACTGTCTTTTCCGAGGTACCTATACGGGTAGAATATAACTTGACGGAGAAAGGTCTTGCGCTAAAAGAAGTAGTTGGCGGAATCGAGACTTGGTCTAAAGAATGGTTATAGCAGTTTCGCTTGATATATTATGAGTGAAAATGCATACTATGTAAGGGTAACAGGTTAAAGTAGAAAGGATTGTCTCTCTTTGAATAAACAAAAATGGTTTCAAAGCTTAAACGAAAAGTTAAATCCGGAAAATATTAAAATAGATGAAGCATTGAATTTGCATACAGTAACTAAAATGGGTGGTAAGGCAGACTTATTTGTTACACCTTCAACTCAAGATGAGGCAGCCTTTGTCGTTCAATATGCATATGAACATAATATACCGTTATTACTACTTGGAAACGGCTCAAATATGGTCGTTCGTGATGGTGGAGTACGAGGAATTGTACTACGGCTAGAAAATTTAAATAAAATCATAATTGATGGTAACCGTGTGATTGCCGAGAGTGGTGCTGATATAATTGATGTATCAAAGGCGGCAGCGCAGGAATCCCTAACAGGCTTAGAATTTGCTTGTGGTATTCCCGGCTCTATTGGTGGGGCAATGGCGATGAATGCAGGAGCATACGGCGGAGAAATCCAAGATATAATTGTGCAATGTACAGTGCTGACTCCGGCTGGAGAAAAGCTTGTTCTTTCAAAAGAGCAATTAGAGCTAGGGTATCGAAAGAGTATTATTACGAAGCAAGGCTATTATGTATTATCAACGGAGTTTTTATTGGAAAAAGGAAATCAAGAACAGATTGATGCTAAAATTGCGGATCTTACTTTTCAACGAGAATCGAAGCAACCATTAGAATATCCTTCTGCTGGTAGTGTATTCAAACGACCACCAGGATATTTTGCAGGAAAGCTCATTCAAGACAGTGGCTTACAGGGTAAAGGCTTTGGTGGAGCAGAGGTATCCACGAAGCATGCCGGCTTTATCGTCAATAAAAATAATGCTACTGCAACCGATTATATTAGCACGATTGAAATGGTGAAAAAAACAGTAAAAGAAAACTTTGGTGTCGAGCTAGAGCTAGAAGTAAAAATTGTTGGAGAAAATATAGACTAATACAAGCCTAGACCTATGAATATAATTATTCATGGGTCTTTTTTTATATGGATCCAACATATCGGATTTATACGAGAGTGATGCATGTGTTAACGAGAGAGATATAAAGCTATACGAGAGCAACTCAATGCTATACAAGAGAGCTTTACTCAAACGAGAGAGATATAATGCTATACGAGAATGATTCATGTGCAAACGAGAGAGTTCTAGTTCTATACGAGATAGATAGGATGCTTGTGCTTCAAGAATGCAACCAGTTGTATTAATATCCTACAAGTTTGTTCAGTAAAGGGAAGGGAAATTTTAAAAAAAGTCGAATACTGTAAAAGAACAAAGGGGGTAGGGCATATGAGAAAAGGGTGGAAAATAACTGCCTGGATTATAGGTATTATTGTTGTATTAGCAATTATTATCGTTATTGGGTTGAACAAGTATTTATCTAGCACGAAAGCAATTATTGAAGGGGAACTTACGATGGAAGTACTGGACTCGGATGTAAAAGTTGTACGTGACGCAGAAGGGGTTCCGCATATTACTGCACAATCAGATGCTGATCTTTATCGATCGCAAGGATTCGTGCAAGCGCAGGATAGGCTTTTTCAAATGGACTTGGCTAGAAGGCAAGCTAGCGGGCGTTTGGCAGAAGTTGTAGGGGGAGCTGCTGTTGATACCGACAAGTTTTTTTTAACCTTCAGCTTACGTGATGCTGCCGAGAAATCTTATGATGGATATAGTGAGGAAGCGAAGGAAGTATTAAAGTGGTATGCAGAAGGAGTCAATGATTTTATCGAATTTGCAAAAAAAGAAAATAAACTAAGCTATGAATTTAAGTTACTAGGGTACGAGCCAGAAGAATGGACTCCAACTGACTCACTAACGATTGGGAAATATATGGCATATGATTTAGGAGGAAACTGGTCAACACTTGCAATCAGACATTGGGCTCTAACCGAGTTAGATGAAGAAAAGGCGAAGGAGCTTTTTATAACTTATCCTGAAAATGCCCAATCAATTATTGAGGCGAATATTAGCAAACCAGTAAATGTGAGTGGTTACTTTAACTCGTCGGTTCTACAGAATGAATTTAATGGTAGTAATAACTGGGTAGTAAGTGGAGAAAAGACAGCTAGTGGGCTTCCTTTACTTGCAGATGATCCACATTTAGGGTTGAGTACGCCTTCCATTTGGTATCAAATGCATTTAGAGTCCCCAGAACAAAATGTGAGTGGGGTTATATTTGCTGGTGTTCCTGGTATCATTCTTGGTCATAACGAAGAGGTTGCTTGGGGAGTAACGAATGTTGGGCCAGATGTACAGGATCTTTATATTGAAACACCAAATCCAGATGATCGTACACAATTTTTATACGAAGGGGAATGGGAGCAAGCGGAAGTTCGTCACTCACCTATTAAAGTAAAAGGACAGGATGACGTTCCATTTGAAGTAGTGGTGACTAGACATGGCCCTATAATTTCGGATGTCTTATTCAAAGATGAGGAAGCATCTGCATTATTTTCCATGCAATGGACCGCGTTAGAACCTACGCTAGAATTACAAGCAATTTTAAAAATGAATAAATCATCGAGCTGGGAAGAGTTTGAAATAGCTTTGGAGGACTTCCATGCACCTGCGCAAAACTTTGTGTTTGCAGCCAAAGATGGGACGATTGCATATAAAGCGAATGGTAAGGTACCTCTAAGGAAGACGGGGAATGG carries:
- a CDS encoding winged helix-turn-helix transcriptional regulator, translated to MKETLLCPRLSKAMELLGKRWTALIVHQLMDGAKRFNEIESSLPISGRLLSERLKELEKEGIVERTVFSEVPIRVEYNLTEKGLALKEVVGGIETWSKEWL
- a CDS encoding polynucleotide kinase-phosphatase gives rise to the protein MKITIPSSGIVLLIGASNSGKTTLLNNWIREETILPSEVISSDDYRLVVGDTNFIEWTGRPKDEADSLYDQYYTISKEAFHMMDNVIEARCRLNKLTFIDATHIFSDDRKKYIALARKHHVPIVAVVLDIPQETLLERDEQREQPRGKKKVKQQYQNLKREKRSIKKEGFKSIYSINAEEEIGLVRMDHPLLVDVEYGIDLIGDIHGCYDEFIALLKKLGYKESDDALYIHPKGRKFMSVGDVMSRGPESLKTMLFFQRHVEQGLAYMTDSNHGWKIARWLDGRNVTLNYGDEKVEEEFKEYEKAHGIEKTTETKEMLKNFLLRSPSHYVLMKNGTPTAVCTHAGIKDEFIGKQSPDIQDFCRYGDTSGLNEKGKPIRDDWFVHHKGSIVIIWGHDPKLQPLVINNTINIDQGVVFGGKLTAFRYPEEEFVSVKAANDYSGPLDNPLQEWEKKRFDAPNIGKFIDGYSVQTELLGDIKVHQDIVKSAIDTVSHYTVPIEQLLYIPPTMSPTPETSKLPDFLEHPKEAIEYYRSHGIETLIAEKKHMGSRAVLLLFKDKESAKKFIGWEIEGVIYSRTGRRFFDKITEQKVLRELNEELTRKGYFEKYETDYVLLDTEIMPWNLKAKELISSQYAHVSENAILDRKKLLEKLNSSKHVDVKNWLVEYKEKLANAETFKEVFQKYCWDIEGTNTIQIAPFHVLAHSNVSFFHKPHTWHMEMNKEFAKDSSLFVTTEYKTISDAASELEVITWWEEMTKEGHEGIVIKPEFYIPTSRGRLIQPAIKVRGRKYLHIIYGMDYLSPANLERLKKRNTGKKQKLALKEFALGIDGIKRFVNGDSIERVHECVLATLAMESDPVDPRL
- a CDS encoding ABC transporter ATP-binding protein, with the translated sequence MKTSTKGFFQLLKSLKWPVKITIIAIVLSLLSTVIGLIVPLVTKDLVDTLTTTAFNWKMIGVLLVVFLLQAISGGFSFYLLSYIGEFIVADLRKKLWSKVLHLPVPYYDQNESGETMSRITQDTTTLKSLITDHLVNFVSGIITIIGSVIILFFIDWKMTLIMLISVPLSIAIMMPLGTMMHKVSKSTQKEMASFSGLLGRVLSEIRLVKSYQAEKTETVRGNEAIQNLYRFGLKEAKIQAFISPFMTLIMMAILVVILGYGGLQVSKGILSAGDLVAIIFYLVNIIVPFAQMATFFTSFQKAVGATERIQEIFYMDAETAELEAPKPLKDGVITFEDVHFSYGPEKKVIDGISLTAQPGTVTAFVGPSGGGKTTIFSLLERFYEPDSGTILFDGSPITRLSLHAWRSKIGYVSQESPLMSGTILSNMTYGMTENPPMEKIIQAAEAANAIDFIEELSDKYDTLVGERGIKLSGGQRQRIAIARALLHDPKILLLDEATSNLDSGSEASVQEALERLMEGRTTLIIAHRLATIIHADQILFLEQGKITGKGTHEELLAHHKLYKEFTHGQGLS
- a CDS encoding YceI family protein — translated: MTKFNLDAAHSTIDFSVKHMMVSKVKGSFTNFTADLDGNAEDLTGATISFDIEVKSINSNNEDRDNHLRSGDFFDAETYPSIKFVATDIKKTDDGEYDVTGDLTIKDVTKPVTFDVEYGGKGTNPWGQEVVAFSADTKVNRKEFGLTWNQALETGGVLVGEDIKITVELELNPAQ
- a CDS encoding M20 metallopeptidase family protein, with the protein product MINNKIKESIKNNREELTQLRRKLHSEPELSFEEFKTTQFVCEYLDNLGISYRKTEPTGVIAEIKGAAGGKTVALRGDMDALAVQQLNKHVPYASKIEGNMHACGHDAHTSMLLIAAKALSEVKDQLPGNVRFLFQPAEEIAQGAQAMVNQGAMENVDNVFGIHIWSQMPTNKVSCTPGPSFAAADIFKVTFKGRGGHGAIPEACIDAALVASSFVMNIQTVISRTIDPQSPAVLTVGKMVVGTRFNVIAENAEIEGTVRTFQPATRDHIEKSITQYAESVAAIYGATAKVEYIRGTDAVDNDEESAKLVQQVASAAFGSEVVFNEKPTMGGEDFSAFLTKAPGSFAFVGSGNSEKDTEWAHHHGNFNIDEDALSTGAELYAQYAWAYLNK
- the murB gene encoding UDP-N-acetylmuramate dehydrogenase, whose product is MNKQKWFQSLNEKLNPENIKIDEALNLHTVTKMGGKADLFVTPSTQDEAAFVVQYAYEHNIPLLLLGNGSNMVVRDGGVRGIVLRLENLNKIIIDGNRVIAESGADIIDVSKAAAQESLTGLEFACGIPGSIGGAMAMNAGAYGGEIQDIIVQCTVLTPAGEKLVLSKEQLELGYRKSIITKQGYYVLSTEFLLEKGNQEQIDAKIADLTFQRESKQPLEYPSAGSVFKRPPGYFAGKLIQDSGLQGKGFGGAEVSTKHAGFIVNKNNATATDYISTIEMVKKTVKENFGVELELEVKIVGENID
- a CDS encoding 3' terminal RNA ribose 2'-O-methyltransferase Hen1 is translated as MQLTIRATGENVEAITYLLAKNPNNIYERNHKGHHIRMFYNVVTDTELELTIFVSPDPLALVNHSSNAYDITHYINDREFVVSSIFMSLIRNALGTALNGKPKEEYTKWVDYRFPFVFSFGPVATELSEHEIRNLFEPLGYDVRVEYAETDYSFRLKERSSACFITLSSQTSLQKGLQQLFILIPVLDNYKHYFIDESEIEKLKRYGEGWLEDHPQKEFIVRKALRFKEIYSQLEEQDNSEKQIHPIPLNELRYERIVDSVRKLPVKNKIVDFGSGEGKLSARLGFVEEVREIFAVEPSEIARLKALKRFEKIKDQKGFVEPKMIWGSLFYFDERLKNKDVIILCEVIEHIDEERLPKAMDLILEHYYPASLIITTPNKEYNHVYQMVDSMRHNDHRFEWTREEFKKWCLRMNHSERYELSFEGIGDEDETHGFPTQMCTFIRKEKHS
- a CDS encoding penicillin acylase family protein, with amino-acid sequence MRKGWKITAWIIGIIVVLAIIIVIGLNKYLSSTKAIIEGELTMEVLDSDVKVVRDAEGVPHITAQSDADLYRSQGFVQAQDRLFQMDLARRQASGRLAEVVGGAAVDTDKFFLTFSLRDAAEKSYDGYSEEAKEVLKWYAEGVNDFIEFAKKENKLSYEFKLLGYEPEEWTPTDSLTIGKYMAYDLGGNWSTLAIRHWALTELDEEKAKELFITYPENAQSIIEANISKPVNVSGYFNSSVLQNEFNGSNNWVVSGEKTASGLPLLADDPHLGLSTPSIWYQMHLESPEQNVSGVIFAGVPGIILGHNEEVAWGVTNVGPDVQDLYIETPNPDDRTQFLYEGEWEQAEVRHSPIKVKGQDDVPFEVVVTRHGPIISDVLFKDEEASALFSMQWTALEPTLELQAILKMNKSSSWEEFEIALEDFHAPAQNFVFAAKDGTIAYKANGKVPLRKTGNGQLPVPGDSADYGWEGFVPYDELPIVVNPEEGFIATANNEVVDDSYPYHITNFWAQSYRYERIAEVLESKSDLTKEDMMKLQMDQTNLYAKEFLTQMLGSVENLDAKGKYKEILALLKQWDQVDDKDQAAPLVFHKWMKELPQTLLEEEMPEDVYSMLPGKGNISDQLLRKGYNSEQSAWLETYGGVDKWVYDSFVEATEEISEEFGSNEKKWKWGDYHQLTFDHPLGGASPILAYLLNPDPVPIGGSNITVQAAGYGEDGKVDHGASWRFVADLANLNEAYHIVGPGQSGHMKSEWYHSQVDDWAEGNYHATVIDGNIQEGYELILKAN